A window of Helicoverpa armigera isolate CAAS_96S chromosome 30, ASM3070526v1, whole genome shotgun sequence contains these coding sequences:
- the LOC110380104 gene encoding uncharacterized protein LOC110380104 isoform X2, protein MCLQCLFVCCQDQDDFGGGVNVVDGIDFGGGGGVHVVDNVDFGGGVNVVDHVDYGGGGVHVVDNVDFGGGGVHVVDNVDYGGGVSVVDNVDYGGGVSVVDNVDYGGGVHVVDNSGYGGGVNVVDHVDYGGGVHVVDGNDGGGGVHIVG, encoded by the exons ATGTGTCTACAATGCCTGTTTGTTTGTTGTCAGGATCAG GACGATTTCGGGGGCGGCGTGAACGTAGTCGACGGTATTGACTTCGGGGGCGGCGGCGGAGTGCACGTTGTAGATAATGTAGATTTTGGGGGCGGTGTTAATGTCGTCGATCATGTTGACTACGGAGGCGGGGGCGTTCATGTCGTCGACAATGTAGATTTTGGGGGCGGTGGAGTGCACGTTGTAGACAATGTAGATTATGGGGGCGGTGTGTCCGTAGTTGACAATGTAGATTATGGGGGCGGTGTGTCCGTAGTAGATAATGTAGACTACGGGGGTGGAGTCCACGTGGTAGATAATAGTGGCTACGGGGGTGGAGTGAATGTGGTCGATCATGTAGATTATGGGGGCGGAGTGCATGTTGTCGATGGAAACGACGGGGGCGGTGGGGTTCATATTGTCGGCTGA
- the LOC110380104 gene encoding uncharacterized protein LOC110380104 isoform X1: MGDERVHVVDGIQDDFGGGVNVVDGIDFGGGGGVHVVDNVDFGGGVNVVDHVDYGGGGVHVVDNVDFGGGGVHVVDNVDYGGGVSVVDNVDYGGGVSVVDNVDYGGGVHVVDNSGYGGGVNVVDHVDYGGGVHVVDGNDGGGGVHIVG; the protein is encoded by the exons atgggTGACGAAAGGGTCCATGTTGTTGATGGCATTcag GACGATTTCGGGGGCGGCGTGAACGTAGTCGACGGTATTGACTTCGGGGGCGGCGGCGGAGTGCACGTTGTAGATAATGTAGATTTTGGGGGCGGTGTTAATGTCGTCGATCATGTTGACTACGGAGGCGGGGGCGTTCATGTCGTCGACAATGTAGATTTTGGGGGCGGTGGAGTGCACGTTGTAGACAATGTAGATTATGGGGGCGGTGTGTCCGTAGTTGACAATGTAGATTATGGGGGCGGTGTGTCCGTAGTAGATAATGTAGACTACGGGGGTGGAGTCCACGTGGTAGATAATAGTGGCTACGGGGGTGGAGTGAATGTGGTCGATCATGTAGATTATGGGGGCGGAGTGCATGTTGTCGATGGAAACGACGGGGGCGGTGGGGTTCATATTGTCGGCTGA